CCGGGTCCCCCGCGCCGATGGACTCCACCGCGGCCCGCCCACGGGCGAAGTGGTGCAGGGAGAAGACGTCGTCGACAGTGGTCTCGGGCTTGAGGCCGATGAAGACGTTGTAACCGAAGAGCATCAGCCCGCCGACCGACACGATGTCCCGGGGCACGCAGTTGTTCCGGGTCCGGATCCGTTCGGTGCCGATCAGCCGCAGTTCGGTGCCGCCGAAGACCTCCAGCCGGCGGGCGTTGAGCCACTCGGCGCGACGGGCCAGTTCGGCGGCGCGCTCGGCGAGCCGGGCCCGCAACACCTCGTACGTTCCCGCGTCGACGCCCTGCCGGTCGCTGCCCTCGGCGGTGGCGTCGACCGGGGTGGCCGGGCCGGCCGTCGTCGACCCGGTCGGGCCGGCGACGGTCGCCCCGGGCATTGGCTCACTCACCCGTACCCCGTTGCCTCGGGCCGTTCAGCGCGGCGAGTGGCGCGTCGGCCAGGCCGAGCTTCTGCGCCGCCTGGAGCAGGTCCCGCAGCTTGTCGGCGTTGGACCCGCCGGCGTGGATCTGCTGTAACAACCAGGCTGAGACGGTCAGGTTCTGTACGTCACCGGTGTTCAGCGAGCCGATCATCCGGGTCAGGTCCTCGGGAAAGCTCGCCTCCCCGTCCAGCCACGGCTTGGCAAGGCTCTGCGCGACCTCCGAGTGCTGGACGAAGCCGTCGACGCTCTTGCCGAGGGTGATCGAGTTGACCAGCCGGTCGAAGAACATGCTGTCCCCGCCGACGATGTCGATGTTCGCCTTTTCGAGCCCGGCCGCGAGTACCATTGCCTGGGACTCGGCCACCTGGTGCTGGGCCTTGATGCCGGCGAGTCGGAGTTCCTTCTCCGCCTCCAGCCGCAGCCGGAACTCCTCGTGTCCCCGGCTTGCCTCGTCCAGCGCGGCCATCGCCGCCGCCTTCTCGGTGAGACCCTCCGCCTCGCCCTTCAGCTTCTCCCGTACCGCGTCGGCGAGGACCAGCGCCTTCTCACGTTCGACAAGCGCTTCCGCCCGGCCGACCTTCTCGATCACCTCGGCGCCGCGCTCGCGTACCTGGACCTCGGCCAGACCGGCCGCGGCCGCTTCGGCCTGCGTACCCTCCGCCAACCGGATCTTGGCCCGGGTCTCCAGTTCGGCGGCCTGCTGCCGGGCCTCGGCCAGGACCAGGTTCTCCCGGGCCTTGTGCTTGGCGGCCTGCTCCGAAGCCTCGGCCGCCTTGATGTCCTTGACCAGAGCCTCCTGCGCCTCGGCCTCGGCCTGGATCACCACCGCCTGACGGGTCCGCTCGGCCTCCTCGACCACCCGCAGGCGCTTGATGTTCTCCTCCTGCTCGGCCACGGTCTTGTCCACCGCGATCCGCTCACGGATGACCTCGGCGATGGCCCGCCGCTCCACCTCGACCTCTTTGTCCTTCGAGATGGTGGAGAGTTCGGTTTCCCGCTGCCGGCCGATCACCTCCAGCATGCGGTCCTTCTCGATCCGCTCGGACTCGATCGCGATGACCCGTTCCCGGTTCTTCTCCGCCACCGCGATCTCGCGGGCCTTGTTCTCCTGCTGGATGCCCAACTGCTCGTCGGTACGGATGTGCGCCGTCTCGGCCCGGAGCCGCTCCTCCGCCCGTACCCGGGAGATTTCCGCGTCCTCCCGCGCCCGTAGCGTCTCGATTTCGCGGTGCTGCTTGAGTTCGGCGTCGGCCTGCCGCCGTTCGAGCTCGAGGATGGCCTCCCGGGCGTCGACGTTCTGCCGGGTGATCTCCTTCTGCTCGTTGCGCTGGAATTCGTTGGTCCGGATGTGCTCGATCGCGGTCAGCTCGGTGATTTTCCGAATGCCCTGGGCGTCGAGGATGTTCGCCGCGTCCAACTTGGACAGTGGCGTCTGCTCCAGGAAGTCGATCGCCGCGTCCTCCAGGCTGTAGCCGTTGAGGTCGGTGCCGATGACCCGGATGATCTGGTCCCGGAACTCGTTCCGCTTCGTGTAGAGGTCCACGAAGTCGAGCTGCTTGCCGACCGTCTTGAGCGCCTCGGAGAACTTCGCGTTGAACAGCTCCTGGAGCGTCTCCCGGTCACTGGCCCGTGCCGTACCGATCGCCTGCGCCACCTTGATCACATCTTCGGTGGTCTTGTTGACCCGGACGAAGAACGTGATCCGGATGTCGGCCCGGATGTTGTCCCGGCAGATCAGGCCCTCCTGGCCGGTCCGCTCGATGTCGATCGTCTTCACCGAGATGTCCATGATTTCGGACTTGTGCAGCACCGGGAGCACAACCGCGCCGGTGAAGGTCACGTCGACCCGCCGAACCTTCGAGATGATCAGCGCCTTGCCCTGTTCGACCTTCCGGAACAAGCGGCTGACCAGGAAGACGACGCCGATCGCGACGAGAAGAAGGACGGCCAGGAGTACGCCGACCCCGGTGGTGATCACATCCATCAGTGGTCCTTCGGTCCGTGGGGGTGGTAGTCGGGATCTCCGGTGGCACCGACCGGGAGCACCCAGAAGAACTCGCGGTCGGCGTCGTAGTCGTAGATGAGTGCGAGGCTGCCCGCGCCGAGCACGTCCGCACCGGCCTGTCGGACCTGGATGACCGCCGACGAGCCGTCCGCGGCGGTGACTTCCGCCTGTCCGAAGTCGACGCTCACCGCGCCGGTACGGATCACACAGACCTGACCGACGAAGGCGCTGCGGGAGACCGGCGGCTCGGTCTGGAAGAAGTGCCGCAGCGGACGGGTGAGCAGACGGGTGACCAGCCAGGCGGCGGCCAGCGCGACCAGCAGCAGCCCGACGGGGAGCAACACGGCGAGCGTGGCGGACCAGTCCGGTCGATCCAGCAGCACGCTGCCGACCAGGCTGACGAACCAGGCCACCACGATCAGCACCGAGAGCGCCACGGTCGACGGCAGTCCGCCGAGCCCGATCCCGCTCAGTAAACCGGTCCCGTCGCCCGCTTCCGTCTCCGCGTTCTCGTCGATGCCGACCGTCCCGAAGAGCACCAACGCCCAGTAGCCGACGACCACCACCAGCAGAAAACTGAAGAGCGCGGTCGGAAAGCCGAGCGCCACGTCCAGGAACTCACCCATCGAGCTCTGCCGACCCCCCTGCACAGTCAACAGCCGACACGGCACAGCCAGGAGAGAGCCGGGCATCGATCGGATTCGGTACGACAGGCTGATCATGGCACGGGTTGTCAACGAGGAACGCCCGGTCGTCGCACCGAACAGGTGGTCCAGATGGGATGATCGGCTAGCCCCGCACCGACCCGTTCACACACCCGCGATGTCGTAGACCGTCGCGCTCGCGGTGACGGTCCGGGTGTCGACGTACGTCCCGTGCTTCGCGGTGAGCTTGTAGGTGTGGTTCTCGACGCTGCCGGGGACGCCGCCGCAGGAGAACGTGAAGCTCTCCGTACCGATCGCGGGGTAGGTGCCGTAGAGGCCCGGCCCGTCCACCGCCAGTTCCACCCTCTCCGCCCCGGAGACCTTCCACTCCAGCGTCAGCGGCACGGCCTCGACCGGGAACTCCGAGGCCCCCTGTGGGCAGCTCGGCTTCTGCTTCACCCGGAACGACGTGATCCTCACCGGCGAGGCGGCGTCAGCAGGGCCGGCGGAGGTGGCGGTGCCGGGTTGGCCGGGCGCGTTGCCCGGCTGACCAGCCGGGGTAGCCGTCGGACCTGACCCGGTCTGGCCGGCCGACGCGGTCGGGACCGGGCCGGTGACACCGGGGTCGACCGACGCGCTGGCGGAGGGAGCCAGCTTGCCCGTCGGGGCCGACCGGCGGTCCTCCGCCGAACAACCCATCGTGGCCAGCGCCAGCACACCCACCAGGGGCGGAGCGAGAAACCGGGCGGCGCGACGGCGGACCACCACTGTGGACGCCCTGCTGGCGCGCTCCCCGACGTACCGGCCGGCCACGATCCTGTTCATCGGTGCTCCCTGCGGGAAACTCGCCCCGGCCGAGGCCCGGCCGGGTGTCGGATCCCAAGGTAGGGAGCGGACCGGCCTGAGCGAATCCCGCTTTCGTGCCGACCCCGACGATCAACCGCGAAGTCCCGGTACGGATGGCTACCGGGGCGGTGCGATCCGCCCCTCGATCGCCGCCAGCGCGATGTCCCGCCGGTGGTGGGAGCCGTCCAGCTCGATCCCCTCGATCAGGGCGTACGCCGCGTCCCGCGCGACCTCCAGGTCGGGGCCGATCGCCGTACCGGCGAGAACCCGGCCCCCGGCGGAGAGCAGGGCACCGTCGCTGTCCCGGCGCGCGGTGCCGGCGTGGATGATGCCGGGCCGGTCGGCGCCGGTGATGACGTCGCCGGTGCGGGCCGCCTCCGGATAGCCGGCCGAGGCCACCACCACGGCGACCCCGGCGCCGGCGCGCCAGCGCAGCGGCGGATGCGCGGCGAGCGTGCCGGTCGCGGCCGCGTTCAGCAGCCCGGCCAGCGGCGTCTCCAGCAGTGCGAGTACGACCTGCGTCTCCGGATCACCGAACCGCGCGTTGAACTCGATCACCTTCGGCCCACGGCTGGTGATCGCCAGGCCGACGTAGAGCAGGCCGGAGAAGGGGGTGCCCCGGCGGCGCATCTCGGCCAGGGTCGGCTGGACCACCCGGGCCATCACGTCCTCGACCAGGTCCGGCGACGCCCACGGCAGTGGCGCGTACGCCCCCATGCCGCCGGTGTTCGGGCCGGTGTCGCCGTCGCCGACCCGCTTGAAGTCCTGGGCCGGCAGGAGCGGCAGCGCGGCCTCCCCGTCGGTGACCACGAAGAGGGAGACCTCGGGGCCGGCCAGGTATTCCTCGACCACCACCTGACCGCAGGCGGCGGCGTGTTCGAGGGCGTGTGCCCGGTCCTCGGTCACCACGACGCCCTTGCCGGCGGCCAGCCCGTCGTCCTTCACCACGTACGGCGCGCCGAACTCGTCCAGCGCCCGGGCCACCTCGCCCGGGTCGGTGCAGGTGTACGCACGGGCGGTCGGCACGCCGGCCGCCGTCATGATCTCCTTGGCGAACGTCTTGGAGCCCTCGATCCGGGCCGCCGCACCGGAGGGGCCGAAGACCGCGATGCCCTTGGCCCGGACGACGTCGGCGACCCCGGCCACCAGCGGTGCTTCCGGGCCGATCACGACGAGGTCCGCGCCGACCTCCACCGCGAGCGCGGCGACGGCGGCCGGGTCGACCGCGTCGACCTGCCTCAGCTCCGCCACGCTGGCTATGCCCGGGTTGCCCGGGGCTGCGATGAGCTGCTCGACCGAAGGATCAGCGGCCAGCCCGAGCGCGAGCGCATGCTCCCGCCCACCACTGCCGATAAGAAGTACGCGCACGACGCCCGATCCTACGCGTTCCCCCACCCCGCCCTGTTGATCATGAAGTTGGCGCGCGTGCGGCGCGGTTTCCCTGGGTTCAACTTCATGATCAGCGCCCCTCGACCTCGCGCAGGTTATCCACAGGAGGGTGGGGGTTATCCACAGGGGGTGGAGGGGGCGGGGGTGGGCTAGCAGGTTGGGGGAATGGATGCATCGACGACCATTCGGCGAGTCGCCGCGAGGCAGGACGGCGTGGTGACCTCGCCTGGCCCCATAGGACTTATCCCACCTTTTGACCCGCGAGCAGGCGCGAGCCGCAGGACTGACGGACCGCGAGATCGAGCGACTCTGTCGCAGCCGAAGGTGGCGACGACTGGCGCGCGCGGCGTACCTCGTCGAGCCGGCCCTTGACCCCATGGCGACGCGACGCGCCCGGATCCGGGCCGTGGTGGCGTCATTCGGACCGGAGGCGACGGCCGTGCTCGGCACCGCCGCCGAACTGCACGGGCTCGCGGGATTACGCACCGACCCGAAGGTGCATGTCTCCGTACCCGGCGCGGTGGCGCGGCCACTGCGGTCCAGCGACCCCGCCGCCGTGGTGCACCAGCTGCTGATTCCGCCCGCACAACTCGGCACGGTCGCCGGAATCCCGACCACCACCGCCCCGCGTACCGCCGCCGACCTGCTACTCCGGCTGGATCGGTTCGCGGCGGTCTCGGTGCTGGACTCGGCACTGAATCGAGGGTCGGTCGACGAGACAGACCTGACCGGCGTACGCGCGATGCTCGCCCGACGACGTGGAGCCGTCGACGCCCGACGGTATCTGGCGGAAGCGGACGGGCGAGCCGAGTCCCCACTCGAAACGCGGGTACGCCTGCGCTGCGCTGACGGCGGAGTCCCCCCGGACGAACTGCAGCACCCGGTACGCGACGAGGACGGGTACCTGCTCGCGCTGGGGGACCTGGCCTGGCTCCGCGAGCGGATTATCGGCGAGGCGGACGGCGCCGAGGTGCACAGCACCCCGGACGCCCTCTACCGGGACCGCCGACGGCAGAACCGGATCGCCAACGCTGGCTGGCGCGTGTTCCGTTTCACCTGGGCCGACACCCAGGACCCCGACTACATCCCCTCGATCATTCGTGCCGCCCACCGACGACGCCGGACCCGTTGATCATGAAGTTAGCGCGCGGTTTCGGCCCGAATGACGCACCAACTTCATGATCAACAAGGAGATCGACGAGGAGATCGACGAGGAGATCGACGAGGAGATCGGGATGGACGACGGGTGGGTCAGAGGAGGGGGTGGCGGACGACGTTCTCCTCGCGGCCGGGGCCGACGCCGACGACGCTGACCCGGGTGCCGCAGAGTTCCTCGATCCGCGCGATGTAGCGACGAGCGTTCTCCGGCAGCTCAGCCTCGGTACGGGCCTTGGTGATGTCCTCCCACCAGCCGTCGTGCTCCTCGTAGATCGGCGTGGCGTGGTGGAACCCGGTCTGCGTCATCGGCATGTCGTCGAACCGCTCACCGTCGATCTCGTAACCGACGCAGATCGGCACCTTCTCCAGACCGGTCAGCACGTCGAGCTTGGTGACCACCAGGTCGGTGATGCCGTTGAGCCGGGTCGCGTACCGGGCGACCACCGCGTCGAACCAGCCCGTCCGCCGCTCCCGGCCGGTCGTGGTGCCGTACTCGACACCGACCTTGCGCAGGTGCATGCCGTTCTCGTCGTGCAACTCGGTCGGGAACGGGCCCGACCCAACCCTGGTGGTGTACGCCTTGGTCACACCGATGACCTTCGTGATCGCGGTCGGCGGGATGCCCGCCCCCACGCAGGCCCCGCCCGCGGTCGGGTTCGACGAGGTCACGAAGGGATAGGTGCCGTGGTCCATGTCGAGCATGGTCGCCTGGGCGCCTTCCAGCAGCACCGTCTCGCCCCGGTCCAGCGCGTCCCAGAGGATCGTCCGGGTCTCCGCGATGTACGGCCGCAGCCGCTTCGCGTACTCCAGGTACTCCTCGGTCACCGCGTCCACGTCCAGCGCCTTGCGGTTGTAGACCTTGAACAGCATCTGGTTCTTCTCGCGCAGCGCGAGTTCCAGCTTCTTGCGCAGGATGCCCGGATCGAGCAGATCCTGCAGCCGGATCCCCATCCGGGCGACCTTGTCGCCGTACGCCGGGCCGATGCCCCGACCGGTGGTGCCGATCCGGGCCGAGCCGAGGTAACGCTCGACCACCCGGTCCAGTGCACGGTGGTGCGGCATGATCAGGTGCGCGTCGCCGGAGATCCGCAGCCGGGAGACGTCGACGCCCCGCTCGGCCAGGCCGTCGATCTCCTCGAGCAGCACCTTGGGATCCACCACCACCCCGTTACCGATCACGATCATCGCGTTCGGGGAGAGGGCACCGGACGGCATCAGGTGCAACGCGTACTTCTGCCCGTCCGGCGTGATCACGGTGTGCCCGGCGTTGTTACCGCCGGAGTAACGGACGACGTAGTGGACCTGCTCTCCGAGCAGGTCGGTAACCTTTCCTTTGCCCTCGTCGCCCCACTGCGCCCCGATGAGCACGATCGCTGGCATCTCAACCCGCCTTCGAGGGGCTCGGGTGCCAGGTGGCGACCGCGTGGCGAGCCCGAGGTGTCAGATTAACAAGAAGTGACAGCCCCGCCGGTAGTGGCCGGGGAGACAGGCAGGAGGCCACCGCCCGTGTACGACGTGGTGCTACTGACCCTCGGGTCGGGCCGGGACGGCTCCGCCGGCTGCGGCAACGGTGACGGCTGCTGCGGTTCGGCCGCCGGCAGCGCTGACGAGAGCTGCACCGACACCCCCCGCGTACCCGTGCTGACCTGCGCGGACGCACTCACCGCCCGAGGCGCCCGGGTGGAGATGATCACCGCCCACTCGGACGCGGAGATCGACCAGGTGCTCGCCCGACTGGACGCACCGGCCCGCCCGGACGGCCTCACCTGGCCGGAACAGGACAGCAAGACCCGGCTGATCATCGCGACGGCGAGTGACGGACAGTTACGCGCAGTGATGCGCCGGATGGTCCGCAGGTACGCCCCGCCGCCGAGCAAGCGGCCGGCCGACCTCGCCGGCAACCGGACCGTGCCCGACCTGCCCCCGATCGGCCTGCTCCCGCTCGACCCGGCCGGCGCCGGACGCGACGGGGCGCCGACGGACCTGGTCGGCCAGCTCGGTCTGCCCCGCGACCCGGCCGACGTCGCCACCGCGCTCCTCGACGGCCCGGTCCGCCGCCTTGACCTGCTCCGCAACGACGGCGGCTCGGTCACCCTGGACGGGGTGCTGCTCGCGCACGCCGACGACGACGGCCGCACGGTTCCGTGGCGGGGCCGGGTCGAGGTGGACGACACCGTGCTCACCAGCGGAGACGATCCCGTACTCGCGTGTGCCGTCGGCAACGGCCGGGGCTACGCACAGCTCGCCACCCTCCCGTTGCTGGCCGAGGCCGACCTGGGCAGCGGCGTGGTCGAGGTCGCGGTTGCCGTCCCGGTGCTCGCCGGTCCCCGCTGGGGCCGCAAGAAGGTACGCATCGAGGTGCGCCGGGCCCGGGGACGCGCGGTCTCGGTCGTGCCCCGCGACGGTGACCTGCCGTACGTGGACGACGGCGTCAGCGGCAAGCTGGGGCGCAAGCGCTCCTGGTGGATCGAGCCCGGCGCGTGGGCGGTCTACAGCCGCTGACCTGGTATGTCGGCCCTCGGCCGGGCTCGGTGCCCGGCTCGAGCCGCCCCACGGGCATATCCTCGGGCGGAGCAGGGGGGAGTTTGCCGTGATGGACGACCAGCCGAACCAGCACTACCGGCCGGGCCCCGGGGCGGCGCCCCGGGACGTCGAGCCGTTCTGGCCGCCGGACGAGATCGTCGCCGAGCCGCAGCAGACCGGGCCGGCGGGTGCGAACAAGCCTCCGACCGGACCGGACGGCGGAGCACCGGGGCCCGGTTCGGCGACGACCGTGACGCCCGGAGTCGGCGCGGACGTGGCCTGGGGAGGCGTCCCGTTCCCACCACCCGCCCCGTCTACGGCGCCGCCACCGCCCCTCGCCCCGGCGCCAGTGGTTCCTCCGACGCCGGGGCCTGCCGTAACGCCCCCGACCCCGCCGGAGGCAGCGCCGGTGACGCCAGCTCAGCCACCGGCACCGGTTGAGGCCGACCCGTGGGCCCCTTCCGCTCCGACCCACGCTCCCGCCCGGGGTACGGCGCGCGGATCCGCCAGCCCACCGGTGCACCTGGACGACCCCTTCACGCTGGGCCTGTTGAACGACGGCACCGGCGGCGCCACCGGAACCACCGCACCGAGCGGCCCCGACCCCCGGGCGGTACGCGCCACCCCGCCGGAGTCACCCTGGGCGCAGCCACCGCAGCGTCCCGCCGCCGAGCACCCGGTCACGCCCCGCCACCCGGCCACGCCCAGCCACCCGGTCGAGCCGCCCACCGGCGAGCCCCGTCCGACGAACCCCGCGCACCCCTACCCACCCGACCCAGGGCACCCGCAGGGCGCGGGGCACCCGCAGGGCGCGGGGCACCCGCAGAGCGCGAGGCACCCGCACCATCAGGGACAGCCGCAGGGCCAGGGACAGCCGGCGGGCCCGGCACCGGGCGTGCCCGGACAGCCTGCCCAGACGCCCGGCGGAACGGGATACCCGCCCGGTGCGGGACATGCACCAGGCGCGGGACATGCACCAGCGGTCGGCGTACCCGGATATCCGCCGGCGCCGCGAACGGCGCCGCACCCACCGGTCGGCCCCCACCAGCCCCGCGCCGAGGTCCACCCCGGGGTCGCCCAGGTGCCCCAGCAGCCCTACCGGGAAGCCCCCGGAGTGACCCGGATGCCACCGCCGGGCCCCGCCTACCCCGAACCGGCCTGGACGCCCGACGACTCGACCCCGACCGCCGAGGAGTTCGCGCGCCGCCGGGCCAACCGGCCCGCCGACCCGATCGCCACCATGGGGGTGCGGGCGGCGGTCAACCGGAGCACGCTCGGCCTGGTCCGGCTCTCCCCCAGCCGGCACGAACAGGAGATCCGACAGGACGTCGAGATGGTCCGCCGGAACTTCGGCGGGCTGCGCCAGGTCACCGTGGTCAACCCGAAGGGTGGGGCGGGCAAGACGGTGGCGATCCTGCTGCTCGCGATGACCTTCGGACAGAAGCGCGGCGGATACGTCCTGGCCTGGGACAACAACGAGACCCAGGGCACCCTGGGCATGCGGGCCCAACAGGACTTCCACTCCCGTACCGTCCGGGACATGCTGCGCGACCTGGGGCAGTTCCAGGTCTCCCACGGGCGGGTCGGCGACCTGTCGCAGTACGTCCGCTCCCAGGGGGAGGGCATGTTCGACGTGCTCGCCTCGGACGAGTCGGCCACCGGCGGCGAGATGCTCACCGCGACCGCCTTCGCGGAGATCCGCGAAGTGGTCAGCCGCTTCTACAAGCTGATCTTCGTGGACACCGGCAACAACGTACGGGCGCAGAACTGGCAGGCCGCGATCGACGCCACCGACCAGCTCCTGATCACCATGTCGGCCCGGAACGACTCCGCCGAAACCGCCGCCCGGATGCTCGACCACCTCGAACAGAGCGGTCGGCAGCGGCTGGTACGGCAGGCAGTGACGGTGGTCTCCATGCCGCCGTCACGCAAGGAGATCGACCTACCGGCGATCCAGCGGCACTTCGCCGCCCGGACCAGGGCGGTACTGCTGGCCCCGTACGAGCGGTTGATCGACACCGGCGAACCGATCCGCTACGGCCAGCTCTCCAGCGCCAGCCGGGACGCCTGGCTCAAGATCGCGGCAGCGGTCGCCGAAGGGCTGTGACGGCTCCTCCCTGTTCCGTCGGAAACGACCGGAACAGGGAGGACACCTGCGGAGAAGGGGGTCGGTCAGCTACCGGCGTCGGTCAGCTACCGGCGAGGGCGTCGCCCGCCTCGGGGTCACAGTCACGCAGGAACTGGGCACAGCGGGCCGCCTCGTCCGACTCGCCGATCTCGCCGGCCGCCCGGGACAGCACGTGCAGGCAGCGCAGGAAGCCCTGGTTCGGGCCGTGCGACCAGGGCACCGGACCGTGTCCCTTCCAGCCGCTACGGCGCAGCTGGTCCAGCCCACGGTGGTAGCCGGTACGCGCGTACGCGTACGCGGTGACGACCTGGCCCTCGGCGAGGGACCGGGAAGCCAACGCCCCCCAGGCCGCACTGAAGGTCGGGAAACGCGCGGCGACCGAGGCGTACGCCTCGTCGGTGTTGGCCTCGACAGCCTCGGCGAGGGCGGCCTCGGCCGCGTCGTCGCTGGGGAGGAGGGTGGCCGGCGGTTCCGGCAACAGACTCTGCATCGCCCCATTGAACCTGCCGGACCTCGGCGATGGCGAGGCGGGATACCCGTCGGGCTGGCTGAAAGGCTGAGGCTTTGCTCACGCGTGCGGCCGGTGCGGGCGATGGCCGACTCGACTACAAATAGAGGTCCGGAGCCTCCCCAGGACCCGGTAAAGAGAGTCCGGTGACCTCGGTCACCGGACTCTCGCCGTACCAGCCGCCGGGCGGCGGGTGTGATCGCCGGGCGCGCGAGAGGATGGCGTACGTGCCCACGCCATCCCCGACCCACCTGCTCGGACCGGACGACACCACCGAGTTCGAGATCGAGTCCCGCGCCGAACTCGACCGCCACCTGCGTTCCGGCAGCCTCGCCGGGCTGACCGTGCAGGGACTACGGCTGGATCTCGAACCGCCGCCCGACCTCACCACCGTGGAACTGACCGACACGCTCTTCATCGGCTGCCGGTTCGCCTCCCGTCAGGTCGAGGTGGATCTCATCAGCCGCGGCGCCCACCTCCTGCCGCCCTTCGCCGACCTGCCGTACTCGACCCAGCCGCCCCGGCTCTACACCCCGGAGGAACTACTCGACGGATTCGCCACGGGTGGCTTCACCGGCATGTTCGACGCCCGGGTGTACGAGCACTTCACCGCACACGGTGGGGCGCTGCCGCCAGTACGCGAGGCGCTCGCCCAGCGGATGCACGACCATGGCATGGACAACGCGCTCGCCGACGCCACCCGGAGCTGGTTGGCGGTCCACGGGCCCGGTTCGGTGATCGGGGTGATGGGCGGGCACGCCGTACCGCGCGGCAGTGCGGCGTACCGGCTCGCCGCCACGCTCGGCTGGGAGCTGGCGCGGGCGGACCGGCTGGTGGTGACCGGTGGCGGTCCCGGCGTGATGGAGGCGGCGAACCTCGGCGCGTACCTCTCCGCCCGGTCAGCGGAGGAGCTGTCCGCCGCCATCGACCTGCTCGCCGAGGCTCCGGACTTCGCCGACCACGACCGGTACACCTCGGCGGCGGTACGGGTCCGGGCCGAGTTCGGGCCGACACCGGGCGGGCCGGGGTCGACCACGAGACTCGGTGTGACATCGGACGGTGGCGGTATCGCGCCGACGCAGCGGGCCGGTGACGAGGCCGTCGTGGCCGACACCGTCGGCTGGGCCCGGCGCGGCGGGCTCTCCATCCCGACCTGGCTCTACGGTCACGAACCGGCGAACCTCTTCGCCGGCCGGATCGCCAAGTACTTCTCGAACGCGATCCGTGAGGACACGCTGCTGCGACTCGCCCGGGGCGGCATCGTCTTCGCCGCCGGCCGGGCCGGCACGGTGCAGGAGGTGTTCCAGGCGGCGACCAAGACCTTCTACGGCACCGACGGGGCGAGCGGGGCGTACGTCTTCCTCGACCGCGCCTTCTGGACCGAAACGCTTCCGGTCGAGTCGCTGCTCCGCCCGCTGCTCGCCCTCACCCCGTTCGGTGACCTCACCGGCTCGATCCACGTGACCGACGACGTGCACGAGGCGGTACGGCTGCTCACCGCCGCCTGACCGGGTCCGGCAACTGGCGGACGCGACGGCCGGTCCCCGAATCCGGGAACCGGCCGTCGCGTCCGCGCAGCGGGTTACTACTTGCCGGCGAGGGTGGTGCCGGTGGAGCGAAGGTGCTCGCACGCCTCGACGACGCGCTGGGCGAGGCCGGCCTCGGCCTGCTTGCCCCAGACCCGCGGGTCGTACATCTTCTTGTTGCCGACCTCGCCGTCCACCTTGAGGACGCCGTCGTAGTTGCGGAACATGTGGTCGGCGACCGGACGGCTGAAGGCGTACTGGGTGTCGGTGTCGATGTTCATCTTCACCACGCCGTAGTCGAGCGCCTCCCGGATCTCCTCCAGCAGCGAGCCGGAGCCACCGTGGAAGACCAGGCTGAGCGGCTTGTCCTTGCCGTACTTGGCGCCGACGGCCTGCTGGATCTCGTTGAGGATCTCCGGACGCAGCTTCACGTTGCCGGGCTTGTAGACGCCGTGCACGTTGCCGAAGGTCAACGCCGCCATGTAGCGGCCCTTCTCACCCAGGCCGAGCGCCTCGACCATCTGGAGGCCGTCCGAGACGGTGGTGTAGAGCTTGTCGTCGATCGCGCCCTCGACCCCGTCCTCCTCGCCACCGACCACGCCGACCTCGATCTCGAGTACGACGTGCGCGGCGGCCGCGTCATCCAACAGCCCGGAGGCGATCTCCAGGTTCTCCGCGACCGGTACGGCGGAGCCGTCCCACATGTGCGACTGGAAGAGCGGCGCCTCACCACGGGCCACCCGCTCCTTGGAGAGCGCCATCAGC
The Micromonospora pisi DNA segment above includes these coding regions:
- a CDS encoding adenylosuccinate synthase, producing MPAIVLIGAQWGDEGKGKVTDLLGEQVHYVVRYSGGNNAGHTVITPDGQKYALHLMPSGALSPNAMIVIGNGVVVDPKVLLEEIDGLAERGVDVSRLRISGDAHLIMPHHRALDRVVERYLGSARIGTTGRGIGPAYGDKVARMGIRLQDLLDPGILRKKLELALREKNQMLFKVYNRKALDVDAVTEEYLEYAKRLRPYIAETRTILWDALDRGETVLLEGAQATMLDMDHGTYPFVTSSNPTAGGACVGAGIPPTAITKVIGVTKAYTTRVGSGPFPTELHDENGMHLRKVGVEYGTTTGRERRTGWFDAVVARYATRLNGITDLVVTKLDVLTGLEKVPICVGYEIDGERFDDMPMTQTGFHHATPIYEEHDGWWEDITKARTEAELPENARRYIARIEELCGTRVSVVGVGPGREENVVRHPLL
- the purD gene encoding phosphoribosylamine--glycine ligase; protein product: MRVLLIGSGGREHALALGLAADPSVEQLIAAPGNPGIASVAELRQVDAVDPAAVAALAVEVGADLVVIGPEAPLVAGVADVVRAKGIAVFGPSGAAARIEGSKTFAKEIMTAAGVPTARAYTCTDPGEVARALDEFGAPYVVKDDGLAAGKGVVVTEDRAHALEHAAACGQVVVEEYLAGPEVSLFVVTDGEAALPLLPAQDFKRVGDGDTGPNTGGMGAYAPLPWASPDLVEDVMARVVQPTLAEMRRRGTPFSGLLYVGLAITSRGPKVIEFNARFGDPETQVVLALLETPLAGLLNAAATGTLAAHPPLRWRAGAGVAVVVASAGYPEAARTGDVITGADRPGIIHAGTARRDSDGALLSAGGRVLAGTAIGPDLEVARDAAYALIEGIELDGSHHRRDIALAAIEGRIAPPR
- a CDS encoding flotillin family protein, producing MDVITTGVGVLLAVLLLVAIGVVFLVSRLFRKVEQGKALIISKVRRVDVTFTGAVVLPVLHKSEIMDISVKTIDIERTGQEGLICRDNIRADIRITFFVRVNKTTEDVIKVAQAIGTARASDRETLQELFNAKFSEALKTVGKQLDFVDLYTKRNEFRDQIIRVIGTDLNGYSLEDAAIDFLEQTPLSKLDAANILDAQGIRKITELTAIEHIRTNEFQRNEQKEITRQNVDAREAILELERRQADAELKQHREIETLRAREDAEISRVRAEERLRAETAHIRTDEQLGIQQENKAREIAVAEKNRERVIAIESERIEKDRMLEVIGRQRETELSTISKDKEVEVERRAIAEVIRERIAVDKTVAEQEENIKRLRVVEEAERTRQAVVIQAEAEAQEALVKDIKAAEASEQAAKHKARENLVLAEARQQAAELETRAKIRLAEGTQAEAAAAGLAEVQVRERGAEVIEKVGRAEALVEREKALVLADAVREKLKGEAEGLTEKAAAMAALDEASRGHEEFRLRLEAEKELRLAGIKAQHQVAESQAMVLAAGLEKANIDIVGGDSMFFDRLVNSITLGKSVDGFVQHSEVAQSLAKPWLDGEASFPEDLTRMIGSLNTGDVQNLTVSAWLLQQIHAGGSNADKLRDLLQAAQKLGLADAPLAALNGPRQRGTGE
- a CDS encoding endonuclease domain-containing protein, whose amino-acid sequence is MATRRARIRAVVASFGPEATAVLGTAAELHGLAGLRTDPKVHVSVPGAVARPLRSSDPAAVVHQLLIPPAQLGTVAGIPTTTAPRTAADLLLRLDRFAAVSVLDSALNRGSVDETDLTGVRAMLARRRGAVDARRYLAEADGRAESPLETRVRLRCADGGVPPDELQHPVRDEDGYLLALGDLAWLRERIIGEADGAEVHSTPDALYRDRRRQNRIANAGWRVFRFTWADTQDPDYIPSIIRAAHRRRRTR